The Argentina anserina chromosome 3, drPotAnse1.1, whole genome shotgun sequence genome includes a region encoding these proteins:
- the LOC126787707 gene encoding metacaspase-9, whose product MEKQNKRLAVLVGCNYPNTRNELHGCINDVLTMRDTLVSRFGFDRNQIELLTDDGSAAVLPTGANIKKALGEMVDKAEPGDVLYFHYSGHGTRIPSVKPGRPFRQDEAIVPCDFNLITDVDFRQLVNRLPKGASFTIVSDSCHSGGLIDKEKEQIGPSHVTTEISSTLSGSYNKTKAIPFESILEHLVSLTGISTSDIATHLLELFAADASLKFRLPLLELNFFESLKPDEGILLSGCQANETSADMMNPVMTGGKACGAFSNAIEMVLKKHESPLRNREIVMLARIVLKEQGIEQHPCLYCNDENADATFLCQPALQNSSL is encoded by the exons CATAAACGATGTACTCACCATGCGCGACACGCTGGTGAGTCGGTTTGGGTTTGATCGGAACCAAATTGAGCTATTGACTGATGATGGATCTGCAGCAGTCTTGCCAACAGGTGCAAACATTAAGAAGGCACTTGGTGAAATGGTTGACAAGGCTGAACCAGGAGATGTCCTCTACTTCCACTATAGTGGGCATGGAACAAGGATTCCATCAGTGAAACCAGGCAGGCCCTTCAGGCAGGATGAGGCAATTGTGCCTTGTGATTTCAATCTCATCACCg ATGTGGATTTCAGACAATTAGTAAACCGGTTGCCAAAGGGAGCAAGCTTTACAATAGTGTCGGACTCATGCCACAGTGGAGGTCTCATTGACAAAGAGAAGGAGCAAATCGGACCTTCTCATGTCACAACTGAAATCAGTAGCACGTTATCTGGTTCCTATAACAAGACCAAGGCAATTCCTTTCGAATCCATATTGGAGCACCTCGTCTCCTTAACTGGCATAAGTACATCAGACATTGCAACCCACTTGTTAGAGTTGTTTGCAGCCGATGCCAGCCTCAAGTTTCGCTTGCCTCTACTCGAACTCAACTTCTTCGAGTCGTTGAAGCCAGATGAGGGAATTCTTCTGAGCGGGTGTCAGGCCAATGAGACATCGGCGGACATGATGAACCCGGTGATGACGGGCGGAAAGGCATGTGGAGCATTCAGCAATGCTATTGAAATGGTTTTGAAGAAGCATGAGTCTCCGCTACGTAATAGAGAGATCGTGATGCTGGCCAGAATAGTTCTTAAAGAACAAGGCATTGAGCAGCATCCTTGCCTCTATTGCAATGATGAGAATGCCGATGCTACTTTCTTGTGTCAACCGGCTCTTCAGAACTCGAGTTTATAA